The following proteins come from a genomic window of Synechococcus sp. BIOS-E4-1:
- a CDS encoding DUF1651 domain-containing protein: MQEGWLIDNNSYWSVRFHRDQKSWIRDPYVFVDHGRRMPNGEPALLKSRRYLRLDEATLLWKDLRSYGWQVTAPVWGEDVDV; the protein is encoded by the coding sequence ATGCAAGAGGGTTGGCTCATTGATAACAACAGCTACTGGAGCGTGCGCTTTCATCGCGACCAGAAGAGCTGGATTAGAGACCCATATGTCTTCGTCGATCACGGACGGAGGATGCCCAATGGAGAGCCAGCACTCCTGAAAAGCCGTAGATATTTGCGGCTTGATGAGGCCACATTGCTGTGGAAGGACCTTCGCTCCTACGGATGGCAAGTGACAGCACCTGTCTGGGGTGAAGACGTAGATGTTTAG
- a CDS encoding ABC transporter ATP-binding protein has product MELDQAKDTGSAWLDCQAIEAWINGHQVVKDLTLRLRSGESTAVLGPNGAGKTTLVKLISRSLYPVVKPGSHLRLFGSETVNLWTLRQRLGVVSNEVEQRIPASLTGRELLLAAFFGAIGLGRDRTPTAEQRSRTETLLKSMDLDGLADENYGQLSEGQRRRLLIARALVHEPEVLVLDEPTNALDLRARHKLLRIMRGLCQQGTTLVLVTHQVDAIIPEIQRVVGLQDCLVNLDGSAEDILTGPRLSKLFDTPLTVVQAGGYRQVLPG; this is encoded by the coding sequence ATGGAGCTTGATCAGGCAAAAGATACAGGTTCAGCCTGGCTGGATTGTCAGGCCATTGAGGCCTGGATCAATGGTCATCAGGTTGTCAAAGACCTCACGCTTCGTCTCCGAAGTGGAGAGTCAACGGCTGTGCTCGGTCCCAACGGTGCTGGCAAGACCACACTGGTGAAGTTGATCAGCCGCAGTCTTTACCCGGTGGTCAAACCGGGATCGCATCTGCGCTTGTTCGGATCTGAGACGGTCAATCTCTGGACACTGCGCCAACGACTTGGGGTCGTCAGCAACGAAGTGGAACAACGCATCCCCGCTTCGCTCACGGGCCGGGAGCTGTTGCTGGCAGCTTTCTTCGGTGCCATCGGTCTTGGCAGGGACAGAACACCCACAGCTGAACAGAGGTCGCGCACTGAAACATTGCTCAAGAGCATGGATCTTGACGGTCTGGCTGACGAGAACTATGGGCAGCTGTCTGAAGGCCAGAGGAGACGTCTTTTGATTGCCAGAGCACTGGTGCATGAACCGGAAGTGCTTGTGCTGGATGAACCAACCAATGCTCTGGATCTGCGCGCAAGACACAAGTTGTTGAGAATCATGCGGGGTTTGTGTCAGCAAGGAACCACTCTGGTGCTGGTGACGCACCAGGTGGATGCCATCATTCCCGAGATTCAGAGAGTTGTGGGCCTGCAGGACTGTCTCGTTAACCTTGATGGCTCAGCCGAAGACATACTCACCGGACCCAGACTTTCCAAACTGTTCGACACTCCATTGACTGTTGTGCAGGCCGGTGGGTACAGACAGGTCTTGCCAGGATGA
- a CDS encoding iron uptake porin codes for MVATQALSGIAQPQQIEQSSKPVTPLLQELFRKADCQSAQLLRDRYQAAAVLQHCLEKANSISDPLRRLLSELEAELTTLNLQLEGVEQRTNELENLSFAPTTHLRGVSTFILGGNVFSGTEGDLLNSARSGYGALESGYDQKLTLRTSFTGKDLLNIRLRGGNLDTTSDSFGGGGPSKLSELEVAFQQSRTPDLIGINRAWYQFPLSQDWTFTLGSRVNQTVMLGIRPSVYPEDTVLDLFTQSGASGAYSSNLGAGGGVIWQRGPLSISANYIASKGHEGADGSGLIGEESGSSSTLQLGYAQQNWGIAAALVAIENGFGIIDYASPYTLRSYEQPGMTTSTALSGYWQPPVDGWFPSVSLGWGWNSTRYRKGVEHNGLVAISQSWTVAVQWSDLFDTGAAMGAAVGQPIIATALVGGTSPDDAGYAMEWWTMLPVTDAITVTPAVFFLSRPLGADTPEGQQLSQLGALVKTTLRF; via the coding sequence ATGGTTGCGACTCAGGCTCTCTCAGGTATTGCCCAGCCTCAACAAATCGAGCAATCATCAAAACCGGTCACCCCACTGCTGCAGGAGCTGTTTCGAAAAGCCGATTGCCAATCGGCGCAGCTTCTGCGAGATCGCTACCAGGCCGCAGCTGTTCTTCAGCATTGCCTGGAGAAGGCAAACAGCATCTCCGATCCGCTGAGACGTCTTCTAAGCGAGCTTGAAGCTGAACTAACCACGCTCAACTTGCAGCTCGAGGGGGTTGAGCAACGAACCAATGAGCTGGAGAACCTCTCTTTTGCTCCAACCACGCACTTGCGTGGAGTGAGCACTTTCATCCTCGGAGGCAACGTCTTTTCTGGAACAGAGGGAGATCTCCTGAACTCTGCCCGCAGCGGCTATGGAGCTCTGGAATCCGGATACGACCAGAAATTGACTCTGCGCACCAGCTTTACCGGAAAAGACCTGCTCAATATCCGGTTGCGGGGTGGAAATCTCGATACAACCAGCGACAGTTTCGGAGGGGGTGGACCCAGCAAACTCTCCGAACTGGAAGTGGCCTTTCAACAGAGTCGCACTCCCGATCTGATCGGGATCAACCGTGCCTGGTACCAGTTTCCACTAAGCCAGGACTGGACCTTCACGCTGGGCAGCAGGGTGAATCAGACCGTCATGCTGGGGATACGACCAAGCGTTTATCCCGAGGACACTGTGCTGGACCTGTTCACACAGTCCGGTGCCTCTGGGGCGTACAGCAGCAATCTCGGAGCTGGTGGCGGCGTGATCTGGCAGAGAGGTCCGCTCAGCATCAGTGCGAATTACATCGCCTCAAAGGGGCACGAAGGCGCCGATGGTTCCGGGCTGATTGGAGAGGAATCCGGGAGCAGCAGCACATTACAGCTCGGATACGCACAACAGAACTGGGGTATCGCTGCGGCATTGGTGGCGATCGAAAATGGTTTCGGAATCATTGATTACGCCAGTCCATACACCCTTCGCAGCTACGAACAACCTGGAATGACCACAAGCACCGCGCTCAGCGGTTATTGGCAACCACCTGTCGATGGCTGGTTTCCCTCTGTGAGTCTCGGCTGGGGATGGAACAGCACGCGCTACCGCAAAGGAGTTGAACACAATGGTCTCGTCGCCATTTCCCAGTCATGGACAGTGGCGGTTCAGTGGAGCGATCTGTTCGACACCGGGGCAGCGATGGGAGCAGCGGTCGGTCAGCCGATCATTGCCACAGCCCTGGTTGGTGGAACAAGCCCTGACGATGCTGGCTATGCGATGGAGTGGTGGACGATGCTGCCTGTGACTGATGCCATCACGGTCACACCGGCTGTGTTTTTTCTAAGCAGACCTCTGGGGGCTGACACTCCCGAAGGCCAGCAACTGAGCCAGCTAGGGGCTCTTGTAAAAACCACTCTGCGCTTCTAG
- a CDS encoding DUF6737 family protein — protein sequence MSDTPQPDLWAEKPWWCQPWTIILTGVLAISGSWLVLHRLWVTIPVSAIILIWWILFLVIAPAAYNNQSR from the coding sequence GTGTCTGATACTCCTCAACCGGATCTCTGGGCCGAAAAACCCTGGTGGTGTCAGCCGTGGACGATCATCCTTACCGGCGTTCTCGCCATCTCAGGTAGTTGGTTGGTGCTGCATCGGTTGTGGGTCACCATCCCAGTTTCGGCCATCATTCTGATCTGGTGGATCCTGTTTCTGGTGATCGCTCCTGCTGCCTACAACAATCAGTCGCGTTGA
- a CDS encoding Nif11-like leader peptide family natural product precursor → MTQEQLTAFLANAKANTNLQEQLKAAADTNAVAAIAKEAGFSISDDNLKSAQSKITDEELEGTSGGEGSWRAGWGP, encoded by the coding sequence ATGACTCAAGAACAACTTACAGCTTTTCTGGCTAACGCCAAAGCCAACACAAACCTTCAGGAGCAGCTCAAAGCAGCGGCTGATACCAATGCTGTAGCTGCCATTGCAAAAGAAGCAGGTTTTAGTATCTCTGATGATAACTTGAAAAGCGCTCAATCGAAGATTACTGATGAAGAACTGGAAGGCACGAGTGGTGGCGAGGGCTCCTGGAGAGCAGGTTGGGGGCCATGA
- a CDS encoding Nif11-like leader peptide family natural product precursor yields MTQSLQEKIKAADDIDAFIAIAKHAGFMISVDFLKKAQSELSDEELEATAGGGWNFPTTMSCDACKRC; encoded by the coding sequence ATGACTCAAAGCCTTCAGGAGAAGATCAAAGCAGCTGATGATATTGATGCTTTTATTGCGATTGCGAAACATGCAGGTTTTATGATTTCTGTTGACTTCTTGAAGAAAGCTCAATCAGAACTTTCAGATGAGGAACTGGAAGCCACGGCTGGAGGCGGCTGGAACTTTCCAACAACAATGTCATGTGACGCATGTAAGAGGTGTTGA
- a CDS encoding Nif11-like leader peptide family natural product precursor, translating into MTQQQLTVFLTNAKGNNSLQERLKAAAGVNAVATIAKEAGFVIYVDGLNKAQSKLSEKDLEGAAGGGSLIPGAFTCRQGCR; encoded by the coding sequence ATGACACAACAACAACTCACAGTTTTCCTGACTAACGCCAAAGGCAACAACAGCCTTCAGGAAAGGCTCAAAGCCGCAGCTGGTGTCAATGCTGTTGCTACAATTGCTAAAGAAGCAGGATTTGTCATCTATGTTGATGGCCTCAATAAGGCTCAATCAAAACTTTCAGAAAAAGATCTGGAAGGTGCGGCTGGTGGGGGATCACTGATACCTGGGGCGTTTACATGCAGACAGGGTTGTAGATGA
- a CDS encoding Nif11-like leader peptide family natural product precursor, which yields MSEEQLKAFLEKVKADTSLQEKLKTAADVDAALAIAKEAGFVFSADDLKNAQSKRSDEELEGAAGGINHTWYTSACDIC from the coding sequence GTGTCAGAAGAACAACTCAAAGCCTTCCTAGAAAAGGTCAAAGCAGACACCAGCCTTCAGGAAAAGCTCAAAACAGCCGCTGATGTTGACGCAGCTCTTGCAATTGCGAAAGAGGCTGGTTTTGTATTTTCTGCTGATGATTTGAAGAACGCTCAATCAAAGCGTTCTGATGAGGAACTGGAAGGCGCGGCTGGGGGTATAAATCATACATGGTATACATCTGCTTGTGATATCTGCTGA
- a CDS encoding Nif11-like leader peptide family natural product precursor yields the protein MPEKQLKAFLAKVKGDSILQEKLKAAKSPDEVVSIAKKYGHKFSADKLSQLSEDELEGLAVGGLWTKTVMCGPCVD from the coding sequence ATGCCAGAAAAGCAACTCAAAGCTTTCCTTGCCAAAGTCAAAGGCGACTCAATCCTTCAAGAAAAACTAAAAGCAGCTAAGTCACCTGACGAAGTTGTGTCTATCGCTAAAAAATATGGGCACAAATTTAGCGCTGATAAGCTAAGTCAGCTCAGCGAAGATGAGCTAGAAGGCCTGGCTGTTGGAGGGTTATGGACTAAAACAGTAATGTGTGGTCCGTGCGTTGATTAG
- a CDS encoding Nif11-like leader peptide family natural product precursor — protein sequence MSEEQLKAFLEKVKADTSLQERLKAAADNDAVAAIAKEAGFSISAHDLKKAQSEISEEELEGAAGGNSWGWCHGFTGREGCSAWCRRFCHVQTR from the coding sequence ATGTCAGAAGAACAACTCAAGGCATTCCTAGAGAAGGTCAAAGCAGACACCAGTCTTCAGGAAAGATTAAAAGCAGCGGCTGATAATGATGCTGTTGCTGCGATCGCAAAAGAAGCTGGGTTTAGTATTTCTGCTCACGATTTGAAGAAGGCTCAATCAGAGATTTCTGAGGAGGAGTTAGAAGGCGCGGCTGGAGGGAATTCCTGGGGCTGGTGCCACGGGTTTACGGGGCGGGAGGGCTGTTCTGCCTGGTGCCGTCGGTTCTGCCACGTTCAGACCCGCTGA
- a CDS encoding Nif11-like leader peptide family RiPP precursor has product MAAIDELMVALSSNPELWQAMTSATTPENAVKAAADAGYKVTSQELLEAYKSKIVDLSEDELASVTGGGNKNHNPVENNPVTVRKITGKLLGHYATDEL; this is encoded by the coding sequence ATGGCTGCGATTGATGAGCTGATGGTTGCTCTTAGTAGCAATCCAGAATTGTGGCAGGCTATGACTAGCGCCACAACTCCAGAAAATGCAGTAAAAGCCGCCGCTGATGCGGGATACAAAGTAACCTCACAGGAGTTGCTAGAAGCCTACAAATCAAAAATAGTCGATTTGTCTGAAGACGAATTAGCGTCGGTTACTGGGGGGGGGAATAAAAACCACAATCCGGTCGAAAACAATCCGGTCACTGTCCGGAAAATCACCGGAAAACTACTCGGTCACTATGCTACTGACGAGTTGTGA
- a CDS encoding Nif11-like leader peptide family natural product precursor → MSEEQLKAFLEKVKADTSLQEKLKAASDADAVLAIAKEAGFSVSVDDLKEAGFKQSEISDGELEGAAGGGCLIALTVVTGWCSNGCC, encoded by the coding sequence ATGTCAGAAGAGCAACTCAAAGCCTTCCTGGAGAAGGTCAAAGCAGACACCAGCCTTCAGGAGAAGCTGAAAGCCGCTTCGGATGCTGATGCAGTTCTTGCGATTGCGAAAGAGGCTGGGTTTAGTGTTTCTGTTGACGACTTGAAAGAGGCTGGGTTTAAGCAATCAGAGATTTCTGACGGGGAGCTGGAAGGCGCGGCTGGTGGTGGCTGTTTGATTGCCCTTACTGTTGTCACGGGGTGGTGTTCTAATGGATGTTGCTGA
- a CDS encoding Nif11-like leader peptide family natural product precursor yields MSEKQLKAFLEKVKADTSLQEKLKAAVDADAITAIAKEAGFMISAEEFKKAQSEISEEELEGLAAAGCCLGATGLVFELLSGIGQAL; encoded by the coding sequence ATGTCAGAAAAACAACTCAAAGCCTTTTTAGAGAAGGTCAAAGCAGACACCAGCCTGCAGGAGAAGCTCAAAGCAGCTGTAGATGCCGATGCTATTACTGCGATTGCAAAAGAAGCTGGATTTATGATTTCAGCTGAGGAATTTAAGAAGGCCCAATCAGAGATTTCTGAAGAGGAGCTGGAAGGCCTGGCTGCAGCCGGCTGCTGTCTGGGAGCTACTGGTCTGGTATTTGAGCTTTTATCTGGGATAGGTCAAGCCCTGTAA
- a CDS encoding Nif11-like leader peptide family natural product precursor: MSEEQLKAFLEKVKVDISLQEKLKITADVDAALAIAKEAGFVFSADDLKNAQPEISEEELENVAGGFKTMETCTSLSLIKKDDCCVVC; this comes from the coding sequence ATGTCAGAAGAACAACTCAAAGCCTTCCTAGAAAAGGTCAAAGTAGACATCAGCCTTCAGGAAAAGCTCAAAATAACCGCTGATGTTGACGCAGCTCTTGCAATTGCGAAAGAGGCTGGTTTTGTGTTTTCTGCTGATGATTTGAAGAACGCTCAACCAGAGATTTCTGAAGAAGAGCTTGAAAATGTGGCTGGGGGTTTTAAGACAATGGAAACGTGTACTTCTTTAAGCCTAATCAAGAAAGATGACTGCTGCGTCGTGTGCTAG
- a CDS encoding Nif11-like leader peptide family natural product precursor, whose product MSEEQLKAFIGKVQGDDNLQEKLKAAADVDAVLAIAKDAGFSISADDLKRAQSELSEEELEGAAGGNCQRCNHRSACSVTYVPCVVLTDI is encoded by the coding sequence TTGTCAGAAGAGCAGTTGAAAGCCTTTATTGGGAAAGTGCAAGGAGACGACAACCTGCAAGAGAAGCTTAAAGCTGCTGCCGATGTTGACGCAGTTCTTGCGATTGCCAAAGATGCTGGGTTTAGTATTTCTGCTGATGACTTGAAGAGAGCTCAATCAGAGCTTTCAGAAGAAGAGCTGGAAGGCGCGGCTGGTGGGAACTGCCAAAGATGCAATCATAGATCTGCTTGTTCTGTGACTTATGTGCCATGTGTTGTGCTTACCGATATATAA
- a CDS encoding Nif11-like leader peptide family natural product precursor has translation MSEEQLKAFLEKVKDDSTLQAKLKSAKSSEEVVCIAKKEGYEFTADKLTQRLSNEELESVAGGFDTRNNTGCIWCFTDNCH, from the coding sequence ATGTCAGAGGAACAACTCAAAGCCTTTCTAGAGAAGGTCAAAGATGATTCCACGCTTCAAGCAAAACTAAAATCAGCTAAGTCCTCTGAAGAAGTCGTGTGTATTGCTAAAAAAGAGGGCTATGAATTCACTGCTGACAAGTTGACTCAGCGACTGAGTAACGAGGAGCTAGAGAGCGTGGCTGGTGGTTTTGATACTCGCAACAACACTGGCTGCATTTGGTGTTTTACAGACAATTGCCACTAG
- a CDS encoding PCC domain-containing protein, with protein sequence METLPLELEPGQDLHLVLSELAMQQQLSGFVLGVVGNLSQATFRCPGQQQPTRMSGELEVITLNGTFSPSGVHLHLSLSDGACQVWGGHLEPGTVVLKGAQLLLGLSGLPTAQIIQQPVQEPAQLAERVELAVLPGCPWSLRARQLLERLSIPHRLETIETDERFEAFRQRSGMNTFPQIFIDGEVVGGYDDLAELSLQPEFRALGQGASAR encoded by the coding sequence ATGGAGACCCTGCCCCTTGAGCTGGAGCCCGGTCAGGACCTCCATCTGGTCCTGTCTGAGCTGGCGATGCAGCAACAGCTCAGTGGATTTGTTCTCGGGGTGGTCGGCAATCTGTCCCAGGCCACGTTTCGCTGTCCTGGCCAACAACAGCCCACACGGATGAGCGGGGAACTCGAGGTCATCACACTGAATGGAACCTTCTCTCCATCAGGTGTTCATCTTCATCTCAGCCTTTCGGACGGCGCCTGTCAGGTGTGGGGAGGACATCTTGAGCCAGGCACTGTTGTTCTTAAGGGTGCCCAGCTGCTTCTCGGTCTCAGCGGTCTTCCCACTGCTCAGATCATTCAGCAGCCTGTTCAGGAGCCTGCCCAGTTGGCTGAGCGTGTCGAGCTGGCGGTGCTTCCAGGATGCCCATGGAGTCTTCGGGCCAGGCAGCTTTTGGAGAGGCTTTCCATCCCCCATCGCCTGGAAACCATCGAAACTGACGAACGCTTCGAGGCCTTCCGGCAACGCAGCGGCATGAACACCTTTCCCCAGATCTTCATTGATGGAGAGGTTGTTGGGGGGTATGACGATCTCGCTGAACTCTCATTGCAGCCTGAGTTTCGGGCGTTAGGGCAAGGGGCATCAGCCCGATAG
- a CDS encoding CopG family transcriptional regulator: MSFLEGLLQELQEQLQLESAEVTAAQVAEAAESERLNVTLAGGVMQRLKQQALAEGRSCSSLANFLIEDGLRRHRTLR, translated from the coding sequence GTGTCATTCTTGGAAGGATTGCTGCAAGAGCTGCAGGAGCAGCTGCAGCTCGAGTCCGCTGAGGTCACAGCCGCCCAGGTCGCTGAGGCTGCAGAGTCGGAACGACTCAATGTGACTCTTGCCGGAGGAGTCATGCAACGCCTCAAGCAGCAAGCGCTTGCCGAGGGGCGCAGCTGCAGCAGCCTGGCCAACTTTCTGATCGAAGACGGATTACGCCGACACAGAACTCTCAGGTGA
- a CDS encoding transporter substrate-binding domain-containing protein, with protein sequence MIRVPRISLLLAGLFSVAVPSPAWAEVLRVGVSGAPPFVMPKGEPIQGISIQIWEEVADRLNQPYELIFQPNTEANLSALEKGDLDLAVGPISITPDRLANPRIDFTQPYFHGREGLMIPVKPPGLWARFRPFFGWAALSSLGGLMILLFLVGNLIWLAERRRNTEHFPRQYLHGVGNGMWFALVTLTTVGYGDRSPTTRTGRTIAGIWMLMSLLALSSITAGLASAFTVSLSRLEPSAIQDRSDLRGKTVSVVAGTTSGTWAKIYGAKARESVSLEKAIELLSQGEVAAVLFDEAPLRYYLQQKPEAPFKMAPFALANQTYGFVIPMNSALRTPIDVELLQMQRSGDVKSITDRLLQ encoded by the coding sequence ATGATCAGAGTTCCCAGGATTTCCCTGCTGCTCGCCGGTTTGTTCAGCGTTGCTGTTCCATCTCCTGCCTGGGCTGAGGTGCTGAGAGTTGGCGTCAGTGGTGCACCACCTTTCGTGATGCCAAAGGGTGAACCGATTCAGGGGATCAGCATTCAGATCTGGGAAGAGGTGGCGGACCGTCTTAATCAGCCCTACGAATTGATCTTTCAGCCGAATACGGAGGCCAATCTGTCGGCTCTGGAAAAGGGCGATCTGGATCTTGCGGTCGGTCCGATCAGCATCACCCCCGACCGACTGGCGAACCCCAGGATTGATTTCACCCAGCCCTACTTTCATGGCAGGGAGGGACTGATGATTCCCGTGAAACCTCCTGGGTTGTGGGCGAGATTCAGACCCTTTTTCGGCTGGGCGGCCCTGTCATCGCTCGGTGGTTTGATGATCCTTCTGTTCCTGGTGGGCAATCTCATCTGGCTTGCTGAGCGCCGCCGCAATACTGAGCACTTCCCACGTCAGTACCTGCATGGCGTGGGAAATGGCATGTGGTTCGCCCTGGTGACGCTCACAACAGTCGGTTATGGGGATCGATCTCCCACGACCAGAACCGGTCGCACCATTGCTGGCATCTGGATGCTGATGTCGCTGCTGGCGCTGTCCTCGATCACGGCAGGCCTGGCTTCGGCATTCACAGTGTCGTTGTCGAGGCTGGAGCCCTCTGCCATTCAGGACCGTTCCGATCTGCGCGGCAAGACCGTGTCTGTGGTGGCCGGGACCACCAGTGGAACCTGGGCAAAAATCTACGGAGCCAAGGCGCGGGAATCCGTAAGTCTTGAGAAGGCCATTGAGCTGTTGTCGCAAGGCGAGGTGGCGGCCGTGCTGTTTGATGAGGCCCCTCTGCGTTATTACCTTCAGCAGAAACCGGAAGCACCGTTCAAGATGGCGCCGTTTGCACTGGCGAATCAGACCTATGGATTCGTGATTCCCATGAACAGTGCCTTGCGAACACCCATTGATGTTGAGCTTTTGCAGATGCAGCGAAGCGGGGATGTCAAGTCGATCACTGATCGTCTGCTGCAGTGA
- the pdeM gene encoding ligase-associated DNA damage response endonuclease PdeM: MADGEPAAPAQTDVAHCRWQWRDEELVLLAEKAIWRPSSEELFVADLHLGKAEVFQACGIPLPSDDDRGTLLRLEKLCQRWKPKRVIILGDLIHGPLGLTERLRADLRTLHKRLEAEVLLIGGNHDRHLHPGAFPQHPAFRLGELWLSHEPEQPLDGRAGLNLCGHIHPTTILRQGSDRLRLPCFAYDNVEQRMLIPAFGELTGGHDCRHRYRKWLVAEGTIVPWLDSAQASKGSKLQW, from the coding sequence GTGGCTGATGGCGAGCCAGCAGCCCCTGCACAGACGGACGTTGCACATTGTCGCTGGCAATGGCGAGACGAAGAGCTGGTTTTACTGGCTGAGAAAGCCATCTGGCGACCGTCCAGCGAGGAACTCTTTGTTGCCGATCTGCATCTTGGGAAGGCGGAGGTCTTCCAAGCCTGCGGAATCCCACTTCCAAGTGATGACGACAGGGGCACATTGCTGCGGCTCGAGAAGCTCTGTCAGCGGTGGAAGCCAAAACGTGTGATCATCCTCGGAGATTTGATCCACGGTCCACTCGGACTTACAGAGCGCCTAAGGGCAGATCTCAGAACCCTGCACAAACGCTTGGAGGCTGAGGTACTCCTGATCGGAGGCAACCACGACCGCCATCTGCATCCGGGTGCTTTTCCCCAGCACCCTGCCTTCAGGCTGGGAGAGCTCTGGCTCAGCCACGAACCGGAACAGCCCCTGGATGGGCGTGCTGGTCTCAATCTCTGCGGACATATTCACCCCACAACCATCCTGCGCCAGGGATCGGATCGACTCAGGCTTCCCTGCTTCGCCTACGACAACGTGGAACAGCGAATGCTCATTCCTGCATTCGGAGAGTTGACGGGAGGGCACGACTGCCGTCACCGTTACCGCAAATGGCTGGTGGCCGAGGGCACCATTGTTCCTTGGCTCGACAGCGCACAGGCATCCAAAGGGTCCAAGCTGCAATGGTGA